In Blastococcus saxobsidens DD2, the genomic stretch ATCTTCTTCACATCCAGAGCAGTCGACGTGTTCAGCCTCGAATCTGACGGGATCGTCTGGACGGTGGACAATGTCCGACAGGACCAGGCGGTGGGAGTGAGCGACGTAGCCCGCGGGACCCGCGTGCGATGGGAACTCGACCCGGCTACCGACCGATCCCTGACGGACGTCTTCGCGGAGTACACCGACGAGGACCACGCCTTCACGCAGACAAGGACCACCGTCCGCCTGTTCGGCTACGGGGTCCGGTTCGTCAGCCGCTCCGAAGCCAAGCGACTGCTCCGGGGACTGGAACGCTTTCGCGAGGTCCGCGTCGATTTCGCCGGCGTCGAGGAGGTGGGCCAAGGCTTCGTCGACGAAGTGTTCCGGGTCTGGCCGTCGCAGAATCCCCGGACGACAGTCGTACCCCTCGGCATGGCTGGCCCGGT encodes the following:
- a CDS encoding STAS-like domain-containing protein; amino-acid sequence: MFSLESDGIVWTVDNVRQDQAVGVSDVARGTRVRWELDPATDRSLTDVFAEYTDEDHAFTQTRTTVRLFGYGVRFVSRSEAKRLLRGLERFREVRVDFAGVEEVGQGFVDEVFRVWPSQNPRTTVVPLGMAGPVEFMVRRGLPRATRSNH